The proteins below come from a single Carnobacterium divergens DSM 20623 genomic window:
- a CDS encoding ABC transporter ATP-binding protein: MKLRVESISFAYSKKKIIEELSFQVDKGEFVTILGPSGCGKSTILKLLTGLTEKQNGRILVDGKVVEGLSLKFSYMPQEDLLLEWETVLQNVCLYQRIHKEKYNQEEVMQQLEAFGLKGYENAYPSELSGGMRQRVAFLRTVRCDADILLLDEPFGALDVITRGEMQAWLRTLRQTVNKTVLLVTHDIDEALYLSDRILIVGGSPSKIRKEFNIEASTDTHEEGTENLALRAEIYHNLKRR, from the coding sequence ATGAAATTAAGGGTTGAATCTATTTCGTTCGCTTATTCAAAGAAGAAAATTATTGAAGAGCTTTCCTTTCAAGTTGATAAAGGAGAATTTGTTACAATTTTAGGACCTAGTGGCTGCGGGAAATCCACTATTTTAAAGTTGTTAACGGGTCTAACAGAAAAGCAAAATGGGCGCATTTTAGTAGATGGGAAAGTAGTGGAGGGATTGTCTTTAAAATTTTCCTATATGCCTCAAGAAGACCTTTTATTAGAATGGGAGACGGTGTTACAAAATGTCTGCTTATATCAGCGCATTCATAAAGAAAAATACAATCAAGAAGAAGTGATGCAACAACTTGAAGCGTTTGGTTTGAAAGGCTATGAGAATGCATACCCTAGTGAGTTGTCTGGTGGGATGCGGCAACGAGTCGCTTTTTTAAGAACAGTGCGTTGTGATGCAGATATTCTCTTGTTAGATGAACCTTTTGGAGCGTTAGACGTGATTACGAGAGGTGAAATGCAAGCGTGGTTGCGTACCTTAAGACAAACAGTGAATAAAACGGTACTTCTAGTGACTCATGACATTGATGAGGCTCTTTATTTATCAGATCGAATTTTAATAGTAGGAGGCAGTCCTTCTAAAATAAGAAAAGAATTTAACATCGAAGCATCTACTGATACCCATGAAGAGGGTACTGAAAATCTTGCGTTAAGAGCTGAAATTTATCACAATTTAAAAAGGCGGTAA
- a CDS encoding ABC transporter permease has protein sequence MKKKTLVYPLVTFLAILMIWEMLVSIGGIPLYILPAPSKIIKTLFENRSILAMHGVVTLTEATIGLVIASILAFGMALIMDASQTIKFSIYPHFVVSQTIPVMILGPLFSIWLGFGMAPKIVMVILMCFFPMVVSFSDALGKVEVAQLNLLKTFGASKGQLYRLVKIPAAIGGFFSGLRVAATYCIGGAIIGEWLNASAGLGYYMIRVKNGYMLDKVFACVVVIILLSLFMNGVVKLLEKLVYLKRGKRI, from the coding sequence ATGAAAAAGAAAACGTTAGTCTATCCGCTAGTGACATTTCTTGCAATTTTGATGATTTGGGAGATGCTAGTTTCCATTGGCGGAATCCCGCTGTATATTTTGCCAGCGCCCTCTAAGATTATAAAGACATTGTTTGAGAACCGTTCGATATTGGCGATGCATGGAGTCGTTACATTGACTGAGGCAACGATTGGATTGGTGATTGCCAGCATATTAGCTTTTGGAATGGCACTAATAATGGATGCTTCTCAAACGATTAAGTTTTCAATCTACCCACATTTTGTTGTTTCCCAAACCATTCCAGTGATGATTTTAGGACCGCTATTTTCGATTTGGTTGGGTTTTGGTATGGCACCTAAAATTGTAATGGTGATCTTGATGTGTTTTTTTCCAATGGTCGTTTCATTTTCAGATGCTTTAGGGAAAGTTGAAGTGGCGCAATTAAATTTACTCAAAACGTTTGGTGCAAGTAAGGGACAATTGTATCGATTGGTTAAAATCCCAGCAGCGATTGGCGGATTTTTTTCTGGCTTACGTGTTGCAGCAACATATTGCATTGGTGGTGCGATTATAGGAGAGTGGCTAAACGCTTCAGCAGGCTTGGGCTATTACATGATTCGAGTGAAAAATGGGTACATGTTAGATAAGGTATTTGCCTGTGTAGTGGTCATTATTTTATTGAGTTTATTTATGAATGGTGTAGTAAAATTACTTGAAAAATTGGTTTATTTAAAAAGGGGAAAAAGAATATGA
- a CDS encoding helix-turn-helix domain-containing protein, with the protein MSIYEKIRLLAKEKKISIAELERTLNFGNSTIRKWEHQSPSVDRLQKVADYFNVSISTLINENNIHYSKEQECIEELSQFILLKTHGLAEETQAYLIEDFKDYLEFKSDKVRSEEK; encoded by the coding sequence ATGAGTATTTATGAAAAAATAAGATTATTAGCAAAAGAGAAAAAAATTTCAATTGCAGAATTAGAACGCACCTTGAATTTTGGAAATAGCACGATTCGAAAATGGGAGCACCAATCTCCTTCGGTTGACCGCTTGCAAAAGGTTGCTGATTACTTTAATGTCAGCATTTCAACCTTAATTAATGAAAATAATATCCACTATTCAAAGGAACAAGAATGTATAGAGGAATTGAGCCAATTTATCTTACTTAAAACACATGGATTAGCCGAAGAAACACAAGCTTATTTGATTGAAGATTTTAAGGATTATTTGGAATTTAAATCAGATAAAGTAAGGTCTGAAGAAAAATAA
- a CDS encoding GH25 family lysozyme has translation MKKKVAVLLGLVVLLCGMKNLQVEATSSEDGIPKVNFSQRATQWQPNVIDISSYQKASDIDFKKWKEQGIEAVVIKLTEGMEDDAPYYSPEAKEQISKATAAGLKVNFYHFSWMNSVENAKAEADWFTKIANQYNVPKDSVMALDLENSVLTTDPLALTNQANAFFDRMIENGYPKIDMYASLSWYGTRFYTEQLRTKNYWVAYWADEKPEILTGMWQFASDYQLEGYDGMLDANIDFTGYYTK, from the coding sequence ATGAAGAAAAAAGTAGCAGTTCTTTTAGGCTTAGTTGTTTTGCTGTGTGGGATGAAAAATTTACAAGTTGAAGCAACAAGTAGTGAGGATGGCATTCCAAAAGTGAATTTTAGTCAAAGAGCAACTCAATGGCAACCGAATGTAATTGATATTTCAAGTTATCAAAAAGCAAGTGATATTGATTTTAAAAAATGGAAAGAGCAAGGAATTGAAGCGGTTGTTATCAAACTAACAGAAGGTATGGAAGATGATGCTCCGTATTATAGTCCAGAAGCAAAGGAGCAGATATCAAAAGCAACAGCTGCAGGTTTAAAAGTGAATTTTTACCACTTTAGCTGGATGAACAGTGTTGAAAATGCAAAAGCAGAAGCAGATTGGTTTACTAAAATTGCGAATCAGTACAATGTTCCGAAAGACTCTGTTATGGCACTTGATTTAGAAAATAGTGTTTTGACAACAGATCCACTAGCGTTAACAAATCAAGCCAATGCCTTCTTTGATCGAATGATTGAAAATGGGTATCCGAAAATTGATATGTATGCGTCACTATCATGGTATGGTACTCGCTTTTATACAGAACAGTTGAGAACTAAAAATTATTGGGTTGCTTATTGGGCGGATGAAAAACCTGAAATTTTAACCGGTATGTGGCAATTTGCAAGTGACTATCAGTTAGAAGGATATGATGGAATGCTTGACGCGAATATTGATTTTACCGGATATTACACAAAATAA
- a CDS encoding L,D-transpeptidase family protein, with protein sequence MSMKKTTIGIILAILILIVGFYSFKSIGYQTKFLPKTVVDGVAIENKTISEANAALKSHYQDKVFKVTEGEKELFSFKGQEIGITDDFTKNLKNLKSKQNPWSWPVRMMGSKGDKEEMKDVTFNEATFDAYFAKLPLTSSERVKPENAKVEKTATGFSIKKEILGNTFDEAKVKAWLKKSIDEGKTDITLDDTYQKPTVYSNDKALKDRLAKLESLSKLTITYNISGQSVTVPHETLLSWLDENDKGEVAVDEAGVEKYVTELSNQYSTYKKTRTFKSTNRGEVQVPPGIYGWTLNAEDEAPALAKDILAEKNLTDRKPIVSGSGYGRDDIGNTYIEVDLASQHMWYYKDGAKVLDTDVVTGKPATPTPPGVFSVWNKERNATLRGEDYATPVDHWMPIDTTGVGIHDSPWQPAYGGTLYQTVGSHGCINTPPAIMTQLYDMVEAGIPVVVF encoded by the coding sequence ATGAGTATGAAGAAGACGACGATTGGTATAATTTTAGCAATCCTTATTCTAATAGTGGGTTTTTATAGTTTTAAGAGCATTGGGTATCAAACCAAGTTTCTTCCAAAGACAGTTGTTGATGGTGTTGCCATTGAAAATAAAACAATTTCTGAAGCAAACGCTGCTTTGAAAAGTCATTATCAAGATAAAGTATTTAAAGTAACAGAGGGTGAAAAAGAATTATTTTCATTTAAGGGTCAGGAAATAGGAATTACAGATGACTTTACTAAAAATCTTAAAAATTTGAAATCGAAACAAAATCCTTGGTCATGGCCTGTTCGAATGATGGGTTCTAAGGGTGATAAGGAAGAGATGAAGGATGTCACATTTAATGAGGCTACCTTTGATGCTTATTTTGCAAAACTACCGTTAACAAGCTCTGAACGTGTGAAACCGGAGAATGCGAAAGTTGAAAAAACAGCAACTGGTTTTTCAATCAAAAAAGAAATTCTAGGAAATACCTTTGATGAAGCTAAAGTTAAAGCTTGGTTGAAGAAAAGTATCGATGAAGGTAAGACAGACATTACTTTAGACGACACGTATCAAAAACCAACTGTTTATTCAAATGATAAAGCATTAAAAGATCGTTTGGCAAAATTAGAATCGTTAAGTAAATTAACCATTACTTACAATATCAGTGGACAATCAGTAACGGTTCCCCACGAAACCTTGCTAAGCTGGCTAGATGAGAATGACAAGGGTGAGGTTGCTGTAGATGAAGCTGGAGTGGAAAAATATGTGACTGAGTTAAGTAATCAATATAGTACGTATAAAAAAACCAGAACTTTTAAAAGTACTAATCGAGGAGAAGTCCAAGTGCCACCAGGTATTTATGGATGGACACTCAACGCAGAAGATGAAGCCCCAGCATTAGCAAAAGATATTTTAGCTGAAAAAAACTTAACCGATCGTAAGCCAATTGTAAGTGGGTCTGGCTATGGACGTGATGATATTGGAAATACCTATATCGAAGTTGATTTGGCTAGTCAACATATGTGGTATTACAAAGATGGTGCCAAAGTGTTAGACACGGATGTTGTTACTGGAAAACCAGCAACACCAACACCACCCGGTGTTTTTAGTGTATGGAATAAAGAACGAAATGCAACATTGCGTGGAGAAGATTATGCGACACCAGTAGATCATTGGATGCCAATTGACACTACAGGAGTTGGAATTCATGATTCACCTTGGCAACCAGCTTATGGTGGAACATTGTATCAAACGGTTGGATCACATGGTTGTATTAACACACCACCGGCGATTATGACTCAATTGTATGATATGGTTGAAGCAGGTATTCCTGTTGTTGTTTTTTAA
- a CDS encoding helix-turn-helix domain-containing protein translates to MNIYEKIKFLSKQRGVTIAELERTLHFGNSTIRKWEKQSPSVDRLHKVSNYFNVSISMLLNEQEDNYASELSHFILLQTSDLKEELQAYLIQDFKDYLEFKTDKVKKEQKD, encoded by the coding sequence ATGAATATCTATGAAAAAATTAAATTTTTATCAAAGCAAAGAGGAGTAACAATTGCAGAACTAGAGCGAACGTTGCATTTTGGGAATAGTACCATTCGAAAATGGGAAAAACAATCACCATCAGTTGACCGTTTACATAAGGTATCAAATTATTTTAATGTGTCTATTTCAATGTTACTAAATGAGCAAGAGGATAACTATGCTAGTGAATTAAGCCATTTTATACTGTTACAAACAAGTGATTTAAAAGAAGAGTTACAAGCTTATTTGATTCAAGATTTTAAAGACTACTTGGAATTTAAAACAGATAAAGTGAAAAAAGAACAAAAAGATTAG
- a CDS encoding 6-phospho-beta-glucosidase, producing the protein MSKVESNFPKDFLWGGAVAANQCEGAYLEDGKGLSPVDILPDAAHGRWDALTNPKEAIATTYDFYPSHQSIDFYHRYKEDLKMLAEMGFKTFRTSICWARIFPNGDEKTPNEAGLKFYDDLFDECHKYGIEPLVTINHFDTPVALFENYGGWKNRQLVDFYLNYCDVIFKRYKGKVKYWMTFNEINMILHIPFFGGGMDVSGEENPMQAKYQAAHHQLVASAKATKLGHEIDPENKIGCMLAAGTTYPNTCNPKDVWAALEADREGYFFIDVQARGYYPSYSKRFFKENNISLDIAAGDLEVLKENTVDYVSFSYYSSRLTSADPEVNSQTEGNVFATLKNPYLKASEWGWQIDPLGLRVTMNAIYDRYQKPLFVVENGLGAVDAVEADGSINDDYRIDYLREHVREMGEAIADGVECWGYTPWGCIDLVSAGTGEMKKRYGFIYVDKDNDGNGTLDRSAKKSFYWYKKVIATNGVELD; encoded by the coding sequence ATGAGTAAAGTTGAATCAAATTTTCCAAAAGATTTTTTATGGGGCGGTGCAGTTGCTGCTAACCAATGTGAAGGTGCGTATTTAGAAGATGGAAAAGGGTTATCACCCGTTGATATTTTACCTGATGCGGCTCATGGTCGTTGGGATGCGTTGACAAATCCAAAAGAAGCAATCGCAACAACGTATGATTTTTATCCGAGTCATCAATCAATCGATTTTTATCATCGTTATAAAGAAGATTTAAAAATGTTAGCCGAGATGGGTTTTAAAACGTTTAGAACATCGATTTGTTGGGCACGTATTTTTCCAAATGGAGATGAAAAAACGCCTAATGAAGCAGGATTGAAATTTTATGATGATTTATTTGATGAATGTCATAAATATGGAATTGAACCGTTGGTTACAATTAACCACTTTGATACACCTGTCGCTTTATTTGAAAATTATGGTGGTTGGAAAAACCGTCAATTAGTTGATTTTTATTTAAATTATTGTGACGTTATTTTTAAACGCTACAAAGGAAAAGTAAAATACTGGATGACATTTAATGAAATCAACATGATCTTACACATTCCATTTTTCGGTGGCGGTATGGATGTTAGTGGTGAAGAAAACCCAATGCAAGCTAAGTATCAAGCAGCGCATCATCAATTAGTAGCATCTGCTAAAGCAACAAAATTAGGACATGAAATTGATCCAGAAAATAAAATTGGTTGCATGTTGGCAGCGGGAACCACTTATCCAAATACATGTAATCCAAAAGATGTTTGGGCAGCTCTTGAAGCAGATCGCGAAGGTTATTTCTTTATTGATGTTCAGGCTCGTGGTTATTATCCAAGCTATAGCAAACGCTTCTTCAAAGAAAATAATATTTCTTTAGATATAGCAGCAGGTGATTTAGAAGTATTGAAAGAAAATACAGTCGATTATGTTTCTTTCAGTTACTACTCATCACGCTTAACAAGTGCCGATCCAGAAGTTAACAGTCAAACGGAAGGCAATGTATTTGCTACATTAAAAAACCCCTATTTAAAAGCAAGCGAATGGGGCTGGCAAATTGACCCACTTGGGTTAAGAGTGACGATGAATGCGATTTATGATCGTTACCAAAAACCTTTGTTTGTAGTGGAAAATGGATTAGGTGCCGTTGATGCTGTGGAAGCAGATGGAAGTATCAATGATGATTACCGTATTGATTATTTACGTGAGCACGTTCGTGAAATGGGTGAAGCTATTGCGGATGGCGTTGAATGTTGGGGTTATACGCCATGGGGCTGTATAGATTTAGTCAGTGCTGGTACAGGGGAAATGAAAAAACGCTATGGTTTTATTTATGTTGATAAAGACAATGACGGAAATGGAACCTTAGATCGTTCAGCTAAAAAATCATTTTATTGGTATAAAAAAGTGATTGCAACAAATGGCGTTGAATTAGATTAG
- a CDS encoding ABC transporter substrate-binding protein: protein MKKIVVAIIALIFIGSLVGCSQESKKSQEAKKLKDVTVILDFVPNTNHTGMYVALKKGYYKKAGLNVQFVEPGNENTSATLVATGKGQFGISYQEDVTYALTSEDKLPIKTIATIMEHNTSGFASAKNSDIKSPKDFEGKVYSGWQAPSEEATIKAVMNNVGADFNKLTLVGDSGGGFDSLGKDVDIKWFYEGWDNVKAEMANAKLNYLPLRTLDKRLDYYTPVIITNKKMIDEDSATVTAFLAATKKGYQEAIKHPDASAEILHEYASDYDSEFLKKSQRFVSKNYCENPEKWGEMKAEIWEGYTDFLFVNNLIPKKIAADEQYTNQFLSEGE, encoded by the coding sequence ATGAAAAAAATAGTAGTAGCAATAATAGCACTTATTTTCATCGGCAGTTTAGTTGGATGTAGTCAGGAGTCGAAAAAAAGTCAAGAAGCCAAAAAATTAAAAGATGTGACAGTTATTTTAGATTTTGTTCCAAATACAAATCATACGGGAATGTATGTAGCCTTGAAAAAGGGATACTATAAAAAAGCGGGTTTAAATGTTCAATTTGTTGAGCCTGGTAACGAAAATACTTCAGCTACTTTAGTTGCAACGGGAAAAGGTCAATTTGGGATCAGTTATCAAGAAGATGTTACTTATGCATTGACTTCAGAGGATAAATTACCGATTAAGACGATTGCTACGATTATGGAACACAACACTTCCGGCTTTGCGAGTGCTAAAAATAGTGACATTAAAAGTCCGAAAGATTTTGAAGGAAAAGTCTATTCTGGTTGGCAAGCGCCAAGTGAAGAAGCGACCATCAAAGCAGTTATGAACAATGTTGGTGCAGATTTCAACAAACTGACATTAGTAGGAGATTCTGGTGGTGGATTTGATTCATTAGGTAAAGACGTGGACATCAAATGGTTTTACGAAGGTTGGGATAACGTTAAGGCTGAAATGGCTAATGCAAAGTTAAACTATCTGCCTTTGCGAACGTTAGATAAGCGTTTAGATTATTACACACCCGTCATCATAACGAATAAAAAAATGATTGATGAAGATTCAGCTACAGTTACAGCATTTTTAGCAGCCACCAAAAAAGGATATCAGGAAGCGATTAAACATCCAGATGCTTCAGCAGAAATTCTTCATGAATATGCGAGTGATTATGATAGTGAATTCTTAAAAAAATCGCAACGTTTTGTGTCAAAAAATTATTGTGAAAATCCTGAAAAATGGGGAGAAATGAAGGCTGAAATTTGGGAGGGGTATACAGATTTTTTGTTTGTTAATAACTTGATTCCTAAAAAAATTGCTGCAGATGAGCAGTACACAAATCAATTTTTGAGTGAGGGTGAGTGA
- a CDS encoding helix-turn-helix domain-containing protein, whose amino-acid sequence MNKTIEKLIIEKDIRRQLTILSLLESGKIGLTYGEISIKLNCSKRTVLNDFEKIRGLLPENWEIETTRKSGLYLKKCPYEPMAILYEKVLNQSPMVEILKGLLVNKQCSIGEWSEVLHIGEDTTKKYFKKLNTILLEFDLTIHPSKLIIEGDEINIRYFYSRLLFSSSEIVSVRKENSVTFRLFQEFFEAILEKQRFQIDLAVSWSYIIAKRLECDLQIGLYSDSDLSLFYKESFLKYEKPLNKLLNSLKLENNISLCREEQEFLFIVLLEASLSSEVVVDEHPSIFNNATRKMLECCMDFSAAVCRNTSLKGIEKEYGEHCYQLLNTKVVLGKVSKLLQKTEEGISLEVEASYGDWLDVIKGNSKLLPSDLITEISYFEDLMIELTLLLIACQSQHQQDKKIVVLAVNSYPIWLQFVRENLEVNLNRSIEFVDFCDKPSAINEIILLQPDVVITNQKLDFPKELLCIWISKVPSFIEMQQVIEKVHRLM is encoded by the coding sequence ATGAATAAAACAATCGAAAAGTTAATTATTGAAAAAGATATTAGAAGACAATTAACAATTCTTAGTTTATTGGAATCAGGGAAAATCGGACTAACTTATGGTGAGATTTCGATAAAATTAAATTGTTCTAAACGTACTGTTTTAAATGATTTTGAAAAGATAAGAGGGTTACTTCCTGAAAATTGGGAAATTGAGACAACTCGAAAAAGTGGACTTTATTTAAAAAAATGCCCATATGAGCCGATGGCTATTTTATATGAAAAAGTGTTGAATCAATCTCCTATGGTAGAAATTTTAAAGGGCTTACTAGTGAATAAACAATGCTCTATCGGCGAATGGTCGGAAGTTTTACATATTGGTGAAGATACTACAAAAAAATATTTTAAAAAATTGAATACTATTTTATTAGAGTTTGATTTAACGATTCATCCTTCCAAGTTGATTATTGAAGGAGATGAGATCAATATTCGCTATTTTTACAGTCGTTTGTTGTTTAGTTCTTCAGAGATAGTATCAGTACGAAAAGAAAATAGTGTGACCTTTAGATTGTTTCAAGAATTTTTTGAAGCAATTCTTGAGAAGCAACGTTTTCAGATTGATCTCGCCGTTTCATGGAGTTATATTATTGCAAAAAGACTAGAGTGTGATCTTCAAATTGGTTTGTATTCGGATTCGGATTTATCGTTATTTTATAAAGAATCGTTTTTAAAATATGAGAAACCATTAAATAAACTATTGAACAGTTTAAAATTAGAAAATAACATTAGTTTATGCAGAGAAGAGCAGGAGTTTTTATTTATTGTTCTTTTAGAAGCATCGTTGTCTTCAGAAGTGGTTGTGGATGAACATCCTTCTATTTTTAATAATGCCACGAGGAAAATGCTTGAATGCTGTATGGATTTTTCAGCTGCAGTATGCCGAAATACAAGCTTAAAAGGAATTGAAAAAGAGTACGGAGAGCATTGTTATCAATTGTTAAACACAAAAGTAGTGTTGGGGAAAGTGTCTAAATTACTACAAAAAACTGAAGAGGGAATTAGTTTAGAGGTGGAAGCGAGTTATGGCGACTGGTTAGATGTGATAAAAGGAAACAGCAAGTTGCTTCCTAGTGATTTGATAACTGAAATTTCTTATTTTGAGGATTTGATGATAGAGCTAACTTTATTATTAATCGCTTGTCAGTCACAACATCAACAAGATAAAAAAATAGTAGTTCTCGCGGTGAATAGTTATCCTATTTGGTTGCAATTTGTTCGAGAAAATTTGGAGGTTAATCTTAATCGCTCAATTGAATTTGTTGATTTTTGTGACAAACCTTCTGCAATCAATGAAATTATTTTGTTACAGCCTGATGTAGTTATTACGAATCAAAAGCTTGATTTTCCAAAGGAACTTTTATGTATTTGGATTTCAAAAGTTCCAAGCTTTATTGAAATGCAACAAGTGATTGAAAAAGTTCATAGACTAATGTAG
- a CDS encoding lytic polysaccharide monooxygenase encodes MKLMKPLMLVATIGVGLVAFNQESLAHGYILQPESRAYKGTASGGNLNKEVGRAQWEPQSIEAPKGFPSVANSPQDGKIASGGVSGFEPMDVQNTNWHQTDINTGKLDITWQLTAPHSTHSWNYFITKQGWNPNEPLKRENLEKISTKNDFGKIPEKIVTQQITIPSDRTGYHVIVGAWDISDTDFAFYQVIDVNVKNGPVEEDTQAPTSPTELKANHTAFNQIKLSWKSSTDNVGISKYEILRDGKVIDSTKDTAFDDLNVTEKTTYRYEIRALDAAGNVSKNSKALTVKTPEKPLIDTEKPSTPEGLMGHMTTATSTMLHWNASTDNVAVTGYEIYRDGKSIKVTTDLMYTDKELKANTTYKYSIVAFDAAGNRSANSQIISVTTKEQEKPDPSTTWNANTVYLYNEKVMYNGLEYKARWWTQGEQPDISDVWQLITPNASVDWNSSKAYTGGDKVVYQGNNYIAKWWSQNNRPDQTDSWMLEK; translated from the coding sequence ATGAAATTAATGAAACCACTTATGCTAGTCGCAACAATTGGGGTAGGTTTAGTCGCTTTTAACCAAGAAAGTTTAGCTCATGGTTATATTTTACAACCTGAAAGTCGAGCATATAAAGGAACTGCCTCAGGCGGAAACTTAAACAAAGAAGTTGGTCGAGCACAATGGGAACCCCAAAGTATTGAAGCTCCTAAAGGCTTTCCAAGTGTCGCTAATAGTCCACAGGATGGTAAAATTGCTAGTGGTGGCGTTAGTGGATTTGAGCCGATGGATGTACAAAATACTAATTGGCATCAAACAGACATCAACACAGGCAAGTTAGATATCACTTGGCAATTAACAGCTCCTCATAGCACTCATAGCTGGAACTATTTCATTACAAAGCAAGGTTGGAATCCCAATGAACCACTAAAACGTGAGAATTTAGAAAAAATTTCAACAAAAAATGATTTTGGAAAAATTCCTGAAAAAATAGTTACACAACAAATAACTATTCCTTCAGATCGTACTGGATATCATGTTATTGTAGGTGCATGGGACATTTCAGATACTGACTTCGCTTTTTATCAAGTAATTGATGTAAATGTTAAAAATGGTCCAGTGGAAGAAGATACACAAGCTCCTACTAGCCCAACTGAATTAAAAGCAAACCATACAGCATTTAACCAAATTAAACTTTCGTGGAAATCTTCTACTGATAACGTTGGAATTTCAAAATATGAAATTTTACGTGATGGTAAAGTAATTGATTCAACAAAGGATACTGCCTTCGATGATTTAAACGTAACTGAAAAAACAACTTATCGCTATGAAATCCGAGCACTTGATGCTGCAGGAAATGTATCAAAAAATAGCAAAGCATTAACCGTTAAAACACCAGAAAAACCATTAATAGATACTGAGAAACCTTCAACACCAGAAGGTTTAATGGGACATATGACAACCGCCACCTCTACAATGTTACATTGGAATGCTTCAACTGATAATGTTGCAGTAACTGGTTATGAAATTTATCGTGATGGAAAATCAATCAAAGTAACAACAGATTTAATGTATACAGATAAAGAGCTTAAAGCAAATACAACTTATAAATATAGTATTGTTGCATTTGACGCAGCTGGCAATCGTTCAGCTAACAGCCAAATCATTTCTGTCACAACAAAAGAGCAAGAAAAACCAGATCCTTCAACAACTTGGAATGCTAATACTGTTTATCTATATAATGAAAAAGTAATGTATAATGGTCTAGAATATAAAGCAAGATGGTGGACACAAGGTGAGCAACCAGACATTTCAGATGTTTGGCAATTAATTACTCCTAACGCTTCAGTTGATTGGAACTCAAGCAAAGCATATACTGGTGGAGATAAAGTTGTTTATCAAGGAAATAACTACATCGCAAAATGGTGGAGTCAAAATAATCGTCCTGATCAAACTGACTCTTGGATGTTAGAAAAATAA
- a CDS encoding TatD family hydrolase, whose product MLSDAHFHIKQTDFYSLLKDESIFGILNCDSKAEFDQHQKRLCKDSKVILSAGIHPWKAGENDWKEMETCFQQVAVIGEIGLDSIWCEVDMDVQMTIFKHQLAYGVTHKKPVILHTKGMEKEIAEIIKEYPNRYLVHWYSSMDHLDAYIEQDCYFSIGPSFATDAAVKQVVEKVPLNRLLVESDGIEAMNWAVERDIQVGNYVEMLTNTFNYLAKKKNIKIETAIDCVKENLEFFIWTGNENES is encoded by the coding sequence ATGTTAAGTGATGCACATTTTCATATAAAACAAACCGATTTTTACTCCTTGTTAAAAGACGAATCTATTTTTGGAATCTTAAATTGTGACTCAAAAGCTGAATTTGATCAGCATCAAAAACGACTATGTAAGGATTCAAAAGTAATTCTAAGCGCTGGGATTCACCCGTGGAAGGCAGGTGAAAATGACTGGAAAGAGATGGAAACATGCTTTCAACAAGTTGCCGTTATCGGTGAAATTGGCTTGGATTCTATTTGGTGTGAGGTAGATATGGATGTTCAAATGACTATTTTTAAACATCAGTTGGCATATGGAGTAACACATAAAAAGCCAGTGATTCTCCATACAAAAGGAATGGAAAAAGAAATTGCCGAAATAATAAAAGAGTACCCTAATCGTTATTTGGTTCATTGGTATTCTAGTATGGATCATCTAGATGCATATATAGAACAAGATTGTTATTTTTCAATCGGTCCCTCTTTTGCAACAGATGCCGCAGTAAAACAAGTGGTTGAAAAAGTTCCCTTAAACCGTTTACTTGTTGAATCAGACGGAATTGAGGCGATGAACTGGGCGGTAGAACGAGACATTCAAGTGGGGAATTATGTAGAGATGCTAACGAACACTTTTAATTATTTAGCAAAGAAGAAAAATATAAAAATAGAGACGGCGATAGATTGTGTAAAAGAAAATTTGGAATTTTTTATTTGGACCGGGAATGAAAACGAAAGCTAG